The region GTGTATCCCGATGGAGTTTGGTATCGCAATGTCACCCCCCCAGTGATGGAACAAATTCTCCAAGAACATATTTTGCAAGGCCATCCGGTGGAAGAATACCGTTTTTTCACCCATCCACTTCCGGTTTCTGAAGAGACTGACAGAACCAACAACTAGCCAGGGAGCCTGATGATCGGACTATTCTGACTTTCCGGCAATCCTGGGGCATCCCACTAGAAGGAACAAGGGGGCTTTTGAGAGTAATCTATCAGTTACTAGAATTGTCAAAATGACTATAAAAACGGGCGGGTTCTAGCCAACGGAGAATTTCCTTTTGCAGTCGCCTTAAGTCTTGGGAAAGGGAGTTTTTTAACCATTGCCCCACCGCATCCAGGGGGGAAAATTCCTGGCCCGTTTCCCATTGAATGTCTTGTCCTAAAGGAGTCAAATGATTGCCGGGAAGGGGACAGTAGGCCACTAGGTCGGCAGTTTGTTGATTCAAAATCGGCCGGAGCCCCAGGGTTTGATCAATGTCATCGTTGGAAAATTTGATTAATAAATTCCGTCGCACCCGATAGCTTTCGGCAATTAAAAGATTCGTTTCCTCCGGTGAGGGGGTAAATTCAAAATTTAAATCCACCTGGAGATTGAACTGTCTCAGTTGTTTTTGCACCCCGGTGAGAAATTTGTCCAATTGCAGTTGGGCTAGTTGCTCCCCAAAGGGAATGGCCTGTTTAACCGGATAGTTATTAAACGCAATAAGGATATTGCCGGCCCGTTCCACCTCGTACAAACTGCCAATGAGCAGATGTAACTTACAACCAAGGCTATGGCCTAAGCCGTACACCGGCAATAAACCATTGGTAATTTCTCCCTGTTTTCGCAATCTTTCTAGAATAATTTCAAAACGATTCAGCACACTGCGGGCGATCGCCTGGTGGTCGAAGGTATTGAGAAAAGGGGTGGCCACCACCACATAACCAGCTTTACCCAGTTCCGTTAATAGCCAACGATAGGCCACATTGGGGGCAGTACCCACAAACGCTCCCCCGAGAAAATGCACCACGGCGATCGGTTGGGGCGGCACCAGAACCCAACTGCCAGAAATTTCACGCCATTCCATCGAAATCTATTTCCTCTTTGAGAAACTGACCCATTCCATAACCACCGCTATTTTAACGATCTTTCCCCCTTTGGTCGGCGCTGCAACTGGCTTGGCAAAATCCCCGCCAACGGCTACCTTGGTTAGGATTGACCGGTAGATTGTGCTGTGAGGAAAATTTGTCATGAAATTGACGACAAAAACAGGGGGTTCCCTGCCAACAAACTTACGGGCTCTCCTCCCCTGGTTACAACTAATTGGTAAATCTGGTTTTTTCAGTTTAATTATTTCCCTGGCTTGGACTTTATCCGCCCAGGCGATGGAATTGCGGGTTGCCATTAATAAAGGGGTTGGCAATGTCAGAGTGGGCAGTTCCACC is a window of Synechocystis sp. PCC 7338 DNA encoding:
- a CDS encoding DUF1350 family protein; this encodes MEWREISGSWVLVPPQPIAVVHFLGGAFVGTAPNVAYRWLLTELGKAGYVVVATPFLNTFDHQAIARSVLNRFEIILERLRKQGEITNGLLPVYGLGHSLGCKLHLLIGSLYEVERAGNILIAFNNYPVKQAIPFGEQLAQLQLDKFLTGVQKQLRQFNLQVDLNFEFTPSPEETNLLIAESYRVRRNLLIKFSNDDIDQTLGLRPILNQQTADLVAYCPLPGNHLTPLGQDIQWETGQEFSPLDAVGQWLKNSLSQDLRRLQKEILRWLEPARFYSHFDNSSN